The Tautonia plasticadhaerens nucleotide sequence CCAGGTGCAGGCCCCCCGTGGGCGAGGGGGCCAGTCGGCCCACGATTCCCGGTCCCGACTCGCTCGATCGCACCGTCACCCCCATCCCGACGTACGGAACCCAGGGTCGCGGCCATGGCCGGGTTCGGCTGGTCCGTCCCCCACCCGGCGCCGTACAATCCTACCGTCGATCCGCCGAGGCGGCAGATCCGACGCCCCACCGACCGCCCTCGAAGGGAGCCCCTGCCCGATGGACGCCGATCTGAAGCGCGAAGCCCGAAGCGTGATCGACCGGATCGTCAACCTGCGAGACTCTCTTTGACTTGGGCGACAAGCAAGCCCGTCGAGACGAACTCGAGGCGCAGATGGGCCGACCCGATTTCTGGAACGACCAGGAGAAGGCCCAGGTCGTCATCGGCGAGCTGAAGACGCTCAACGCCGTGATCAAGCCGTTCGAGGAGCTGATCGGCCAGGGGGATGACCTGGAGACCATGATCGAGTTGGCCGAGGAGACCGGGGACGACTCTTTCGACCAGGAGCTGCGCGATTCCACCGCCAGGGCGGTGAAGGCCTTCGAGGCGTTCGAGCTGCGCTCGATGCTCTCCGGCCCCAACGACCACCGCAGCGCCTTCGTCACCATCAACGCCGGGGCCGGCGGCACCGAGGCCTGCGACTGGGCCGAGATGCTGCTCCGCCAGTACATGATGTGGGCCGAGGCCCACGGCTACAAGGTCGAGATCACCGACCGAGAGGACGGCGGCTCGGCCGGCATCTCCAACGCCACGCTGCACATCTCCGGCAACCTCGCCTACGGCTACCTCAAGTGCGAGACCGGCGTGCACCGGCTGGTCCGGATCAGCCCGTTCGACTCCCAGTCCCGTCGCCAGACGTCGTTCGCCTCCGTGGACGTGCTCCCCGAGGTCGACGACTCGATCTCCATCGAAATCCGCGACTGCGACCTCGAGCGCGAGGTCTTCCGCTGCGGAGGCCCCGGCGGCCAGCACCAGAACAAGACCGAGTCGGGCGTCCGGTACCGGCACGTCCCGACCGGGGTCGTCGCCGAATCCCGCTCCGAGCGGTCGCAGTTCAAGAACGACGACAACGCCATGGCGCTGCTCAAGGCCAAGCTCATCAAGATGGAAGAGATGAAGCGTGAGGCCGAGTATGCCAAGATGTACGACGAGAAGGGCGAGATCAGCTTCGGCAGCCAGATCCGCAACTATGTCCTCCAGCCCTACCAGCTGGTCAAGGACTTGCGGACCGGCTTCGAGGTCGGCAACCCCCGGTCCGTGCTCGACGGCGACCTCGACGGCTTCATCGAGGCCTACCTCCGCATGAAGCTCGAACAGGGCGAGACCACCCCGGCGACCTGATCCTTGATCGCCCCGCCCCGTCCCGAGCCGATGCGACCCCCGCCGGGCACCACCCCGGCCCGGCGGGGAATCCCCCCCCCTGATCCCGCCCCCTCGATCGATCGATGCCCATCCTCGACGAATCCGACGGCCGATCCGCCATCCTCGCCTCCAACTGCCGGCTCGTATTCCTCTGGGCCGGGGACCGATGGAGACACGCCCTCGAAGTCGGAGCGGGCGACTCGTACCGGACCCTCGCCTCCTCGATGGAGGGGGAGGCCGACCCGACGCGGGTCGTCGGACCGGCGTATCAGCAGATGCATCTCCAGCACTTACCGGATCAGCCTGAGGCGATCCGGGCTTTCCTCGTCGGCCAGAGCGGGCCGCACCACTTCTCGGCCGTCTTCACAATTTCCGAGGACGAGGGGGTTGCCCGGATCGATGTCGAGGTGGCCGACCGCTGCCGGGCGGAAGTCGTCGCTCTGGCCAGCACGTACGTCGTCGACCTGCCGACGAGCGACCTCCGGGATGCCGGGCCGGCTGGCGTCTCGTGGGAGCTGTCACCTGGGCCGAGCGGCTCCCTCTCGATCGAGGCCGACACTCCCTCTCGCATCGACCTCCGAGAGGCAGGATGTCGCGGCGTCCAGGTCCAGGCCGCCGCCCGGGTCGAGCCGGGCCAGGCCACCGTCTCCTGGTCCTACTCCTGGAGGCTCCGGGTCGCCCCGTGAACGGCGGGTCGCGGGCCGGGAGGATCGATGGCCGGAATCGGCCCGATCCTCGACCGCCGACTCCGGGACCGATCCCGATCGACCGCCCCGATTGCCGTCGCCGAGCCGTGGCCTCGACGATCATAATGCGAACCCCCGAGATCGGGCGGCCCCGTCCGCCGAACCGGACCGCCACGATCCGAACCGTTTTGGCCGGAGAATACACGGATGCTGAATGCACTGCCCGACCGCGACCCCGAGGTCTTCGAGGCGATCGTCGCCGAGGAACGCCGACAGCGAGATGAGCTGGAGCTGATCGCCTCGGAGAATTACACGAGCAAGGCCGTGATGGAGGCCGTCGGCTCGGTCCTGACGAACAAGTACGCCGAGGGGCTCCCCGGCCGACGCTACTATGGCGGCTGCGAGCACGTCGACACGACCGAGCGGCTGGCCATCGACCGGGCCAAGCGGCTCTTCGGAGCCGAACATGCCAACGTCCAGCCCCACTCCGGCGCCTCGGCCAACATGGCGGTGTACTTCGCCAGCCTGGAGATCGGCGACACGGTCCTGGCGATGGACCTCGCCCACGGCGGGCACCTCACCCACGGCATGCCCCTAAACTACTCCGGCCGCTGGTACAAGACCATCGGCTACGGGCTGGAGCGCCAGACCGAGCGGCTCGACTACGACGGCATCGACCGGCTCGCACGGGAACACAAGCCCAAGCTGATCCTCGCCGGCGCCAGCGCCTACTCCCGGGTCATCGACTTCGACCGGATCGCCGAAGTCGCCCGGGAGGTCGGCGCCGTGTTCATGGTGGACATGGCCCACATCGCCGGCCTGGTCGCCGCCGGCCTGCACCCGAGCCCGGTGCCGGTGGCCGACTTCGTCACCTCGACCACGCACAAGACCCTCCGGGGGCCCCGGGGAGGCATCGTCCTCTGCAAATCCGCCTGGGCCAAGAAGCTCGATTCGGCCGTGTTCCCCGGCATCCAGGGCGGCCCGCTGGAGCACGTCATCGCCGGCAAGGCCGTCTGTTTCGGCGAGGCCCTCTCCGGCGACTTCAAGGGTTATTGCGCCCAGGTCATCGCCAATGCCCGGACCCTAGGGGAGGAGCTGACTCGGGCCGGTTTCCGGATCATCTCCGGGGGGACTGACAATCACCTGATCCTCGTCGACGTCACCCCCAAGGGACTGACCGGCAAGATCGCCGAGTCCAGCCTCGGCCGGGCCGGGATCACGATCAACAAGAACCTGATCCCCTTCGACGCCCGAAAGCCGCTCGACCCCAGCGGCATCCGCCTCGGCACCCCGGCGCTGACGACGCGAGGGCTGAAGGAGGACGCGATTCGCCAGGTCGCCTCCTGGATCGTCGCCGTCCTGAACGCCCCCGACGACGAGGCCCTCGCCTCCCGAGTCCGGGGCGAGATTGCCGACTTCGGCCGGGATTACCCCGTACCGGCCGACGCCGGTTCCCCGGCCGTCGCCTGAGCCGTCCGGCGATCGCCGGAGGGCCCCCGCCCTCGGCGATCGCCCAATGTTCACTTGAAGAGTAAACTTTAAACGGGCGGGCCATCATGGAGGCCCACCCTCCTGACCCTGGCAAACCGAAGTCCTTCAATCATTTGGGGAAGGAGATCCTGAGCCCGAGCCGCCGGCTGCGACGCTCCCACGGTCGAACCCGTTCGATTGTTGACCATCGTCGGAATCATGGTTAAGATTGCGACGATTCGCAGCCAACCGCATCGGAAGGGGCCCGAGCCATGCCCGTCGAAGCGTCACCGAGCCTGAACCTCGACCTGGGAGCGATCAGCCGGGAGCTGGACACCGCGTCTGCCTGGGACATCCTGCGCTGGTCGGTCGAGACCTTCGGGCCGAAGCTGACGATGGCGACCGCGTTCGGCCCCGAGGGGTGTGCGATCCTGCACATGCTCTCGCACGTCGACCCCGACCGGAAAGTCCGGGTTTTCAATCTGGACACCGGCTACCAGTTCCGCGAGACCCTGGAGCTGCGCGACCGTGTCGCCGAGCGGTACGGGATCGAGGTGGAGCTGGTCCGGGCCGATTCGACCGTCGAGCAGTTCGAGGCGGCCAACGGCGGCCCCGTCTACAGCACCGAGCCGGACCGCTGCTGCTTCGAGCGGAAGATCGTCCCGCTGCGCCAAGCGGTCGTCGGCTACGACGCCTGGATCTCTTCGATCCGGGCGGAGCAGTCCGAGCACCGGGCGAGGGCCGACGTGGTCGGCTGGGACAAGAAGTTCGACCTGGTGAAGGTCAACCCGCTGCTCCGCTGGTCCCGGCGGGACGTCTGGGCGTTCATCGTCTCGAACAAAGTGCCGTACAACCCCCTGCACGACCAGGGTTACCCCTCCATCGGCTGCTGGCCCTGCACGCGAGCCGTCGCCGAGGGCGAGACCGACGAACGGGCCGGCCGATGGGCCGGGCAGGCGAAGACGGAATGCGGCCTGCACTCGCTGGACAGCAGCCAACTCTGATCCCCGGGGGAGACAACCGACGGTCGGCAGGGGCACCATGTGCGGGGTGAACGGGGAGGCGACGTCCCCGCGACCGGGAGCGTCGCCGACCGACCCCGCGGCCGACGCGTTCATCCCGAATCGACGCCCCCACGCCCGACCGCCGACCCGCCCATGAAGCTTTCCGCGAAGGCCGAATATGCCTGCCTGGCGATGCTCGCACTGGCCCGTCACCGACCCGACGAGCCTCCGGTGCGGATCCGGGAGATCGCCGAGAGCCAGGGGATCCCTGAGCGATACCTCGTCCAGATCCTCCTGCACCTGAAGGGGGCCGGTCTGGTGACGAGCGTCCGGGGGGCTTCCGGGGGCTATCGGCTGACGAGGCTGCCCGAGCGGATCTCGATCGGCGAGGTGCTGCTGGCCATCGACGGCCCCGAGGACCCCCATCGCGAGGCCCGAGGGCCCGAGGCCCGTGCCCTCGCCTCGGTCTGGGACGAGGTCCGACTCGCCGAGCAGGAGGTCCTGGATCGGATCAGCCTCGCCGACGTGACCGAGCGGACCGCCCCTCGGGACTGGGTCATCTGACCCGCTCGTGGCCACCCGGCAGCACCGCCGGGGCGCGACGACTCGTCGGAACCCATTTAGTTTGTTATCATTCGAACCCATGTCCTTCCTCAGAGACACGACCCGAACCTCCCCATTAAGGAGACCCTGACGATTCCTGCCTCAACCCCCGCCGCCGGCCCGAATTCCCCCTATGGCGGCAGCCTGGTCGACCTGATCGTCGACGACGCCCGGGCCGCCGAGATGCGGGCGACCGCACAGGATTTCCCCAGCCTGACGCTCGACGAGCGCGGCCTCTGCGACCTGGAGCTGCTGGCCACGGGCGGCTTCTCCCCGCTGACCGGCTTCATGGGCAAGGCCGACTACGAGCGCGTCGTGTCGGAGATGCGGCTGGCCGACGGCACCCTCTGGCCCCTGCCGGTGACCCTGCCCGTCGACGCCTCGCAGGGCATCGCCGAGGGGACCACCCTCGCGCTGCGGGACGTCTACGGCAACCTGCTCGCCTTCCTCCACGTCGAGGAGGTGTACGCCTACGACAAGGAGGCCGAGGCGAAGGGGGCCTTCGGCACCACCGACGCGAAGCATCCCTCGGTCGCCTACCTGAACAAGCAGCCGGGCCATTATGCCGCCGGCAAGCTGGAGGTCATCCGGGTCCCGCCGCACTACGATTTCGTCGAGCTGCGCAAGACCCCGGCCGAGGTCCGTGCCCTGTTCGCCGAGAAGGGCTGGCCGAAGGTGGTGGCCTTCCAGACCCGGAACCCGCTGCACCGGGCGCATGAGGAGCTGACCAAGCGGGCGGCCGAGCAGGTCGGCGGCGGCCTGCTCATCCACCCGGTCGTCGGCGTGACCAAGCCGGGAGACGTCGACCACTTCACCCGGGTCCGCTGCTACCGGGCCCTGGTCGACGACCACTACGACAACGACTCGGTCGTCCTGAGCCTGCTGCCCCTGGCGATGCGGATGGCCGGCCCCAGGGAGGCCCTCTTCCACGCGATCATCCGCCGCAACTTCGGTTGCACCCACCTGATCGTCGGCCGGGACCACGCCGGTCCCGGCAACGACTCCTCCGGCAAGCCCTTCTACGGGCCGTACGACGCCCAGCAGACGATGCAGCAGTACGGCGACGAGATCGGCATGGGCATGGTCGACTTCAAGTTGATGGTCTACCTGCCGGACGAGGACCGATACTGTGCCGTCGACGAGGTGCCCGAGGGGACCAAGACGGCCAACATCTCGGGCACCCAGGTCCGGGACGACTACCTCGCCAAGGGCGTCCCGCTCCCCGAGTGGTTCAGCCGGCCCGCGGTGGCGGAGATCCTCCGGGACACCAACCCGCCGAAGTTCAACCAGGGCCTGACGATCTGGTTCACCGGCCTCTCGGGATCGGGCAAGAGCACGATCGCGCACGCCCTGACCGAGCGCCTGGCGGAGTATGGCCGGAACGCCTCGATGCTCGACGGCGACGAGATCCGGACCCACCTGTCGAAGGGGCTGGGCTTCAGCAAGGAAGATCGGGATACGAACATTCGCCGGGTCGGCTACGTCGCCGGCCTGGTCGCCCAGCACGGCGGCACGATCCTCTGCTCCGTCATCAGCCCGTACCGGGAGACTCGGGACGAGGCCCGGAAGTCGTCCAAGGGGAACTTCGTCGAGGTCTTCTGCGACACGCCCCTCGACGTCTGCGAGGCGAGGGACGTGAAGGGCCTCTACGCCAAGGCCCGCAACGCCGTCGCCCAGGGCAAGCCGATGGGCTTCACCGGGGTAGACGACCCGTACGAGGCCCCGCTGAACCCCGAGGTCACGCTGGACACCAGCAAGCTCTCCGTCGCCGAGTGTGCCGACGCGATCATCGAGAAATTGCTGGAGTTGGGCTACATCCTGCCGCACGGCCACCGTTGACCCGAAGGGATCGGGTCCTCGACAAACGGATCGCCGACCGGTAGATTCTGATCATGGCCCGATCGGCCGGCCCCGGCCGGCCGATCGGGCCCCCGCAACCAGGAAGGGACGCCGCCGCAGAGGACCACGGAGGGTCCGTCATGTCTCATCTCCCGACCTCTCCCATTCGTCCCCGGGCTCGGGACGAGTCGGCCGGCCCGACGGCCGGGTCCGATCCTTCCCCCGGTCGGACCGCATCTCCGCCAGACCGGATCGACCGATGGGCCGATCGATTCTCCGTCCGCGTCCTGCCCGCGGCGACGGCGACCCTCTGCATCCTGATGCTGGCGACCTGGGTGCCGCACTACCTGGGCTGGCCCTGGTGGCCGGATCTCGACACCTTCGCCGCCTCGGCCATCTGCTGGGAGGGCGGACTCAGTCCCTATCGGGACCTCGCCGGATACTCCTTCCCCGGCCCGATCTACCTGTTCTACGGCATCCACGCCGCCGTCGGGGCCGGGACGACGTGGGCGATCTACGCGGTCGACGCCGCGATGGTCGTCGGGCTTGTCTTGATGCTGTCGGCCTGGTCCCGTCGCCGGTTCGATCGATGGTGGCCGGGGCTCGTCGGCGGGGCGGCGGTGCTGGCGATCTACACCGACCTGAATTTTTCCCTCGTTGCCCAGCGAGACTGGCAGGCGACCTGCCTGGTCGTCCTCGCCCTGCTCGGTCCGACGACCTGGCCAGGCCGCCCGGGTCGGGTCTTCTCCGCCCTGGCGATCGCCGGGGCGCTGACGTTCCGGCCCCATGTCGTCCTCTTCGGGCCCGCCCTGCTGATCGCGGTCGTCGAGGGGGAACGAAGTCGAGGGGCGGATGCCCGTCCCGGGGCCGGGGCGATCGAATGGGGAATCCTCACGATCCTGCTCTCCATCCTGTCCTTCGCCCCCCTGATCCTCCACGAGATCCTCGATGACCTGGTCCGCAATCTGAAGCTCGCCACCTACGGCAGCCATTACAGCAGGGCGACCCCCGAGGGGATGATCGCCGAGGTCGTCCGACAGTTCGTCCAGCCGGGCTGGCTGGTCGTCCCGCTCTCTGTCGCGTTGCTGGCCGGGACGACCCGGGTGGCGATCCGCCGAGAGGCGATCATCTGGCTGACGACCGCCGCCTGCGTCCTGCTCTACAAGCCGCTCCACCCGAGGGCGCACGACTACCTCGACCTGCCGAGATGGATCGTCTGGTCGGTCCTGCTCGCGCTGCTCGCGGCGATCCTCGAGTCGATCCCCTGGCGATCGCCCCGGCACCGCCTGGTGGCCTCGATTGCGGTCCTGGCGACCGCGGTCCCCTCGAAGCCCGACTTCTGCAACCCGAGGGCGGCGTTCACCGCGATCGCCTCGGCATGGGGGAGCGAATCCGGGGGAGGCATCGACAGGGTTCCTCCGGGGTACGTCCACCACGACCCGCACTACGAGGTCGCACGTTACCCCTGGGCCGACTATCGCCGGGCCCTCGAGCACCTCAGGGACGAGGTAGGCCCCTCAACCTCGGTGGCCAACCTGCTCGGCTACCAACTCGCGGCGGCCGGGGCGACGGGTCATCGGCCCGTCTTCCGCAACGAGTCTGGCCTGCTCTGGAAGAGCCAGGTCGGCTGGGAGGATGGAGCCTTCGTCGAGATGTTGGAGGCGGAGGCCAATTCAGTGGTCATCTGGGCGCCGGGACGCGAGGGGCCGGAGCCCGGCCTGATCTCCCCGGTCCTGGTCGACTGCGTCCGCCGGCTGTACGAGCCCGACCGACGTTTCGGCGTCATCGAGGTCTGGCGACGGGCGGGGGACGGGGGCCACCGGCCCCGTTGAACGGGGACCAGGGGCGTTCGATCAGGGCCCGCCGATACCAGAACAGCAGGCGGTCGATGTCGTCCAGTCCCTTGAGTTCGGCTCGCCGGGCGACCATGGTCCTCGGGTCGGACGTGAGGACGTCGGCGATCCCCCGGTCGACGAGCGAAGCGAGACGGCCCGGGTCGTTGACGGTCCAGACGTGGACCGGCCAGCCCCGACGGCGAGCCCCGGCGATCAGGTCATCGGTCGCGACCGACTCCCGGACGCTCAGGAAGTCGAGGTCCAGGCGGGTCGGATCCCCCAGGGCTTTGAAAATGATGAACCCGATCGGCAGCCCCGGGGCCTGCCGACGGACCTCGGCGACCGCCTCGTAGGAAAGCGACGAGACGACGCAACGCCCTCTCGCCCGCTTCCGGTCCAGCGCGTCAAGCACAGCCGTGACCAGCGGAGTGGGGTCGGCTCGTTCCCTCGGCATCTTCAACTCGATGTTGAGCGTGATCCGATCGCCCGCCTCGTCGAGTACCTCGTCGAGGCTGGGGATCCGCTCCCCCAGGAAGTCCGGGCCGAACCACCGCCCGACGTCGATCCGGCGGAGTTCCTCGAAGTCGAGCTCGACGATCCGCCTCGGATCGCCCGCCACCCTCCGGAGATCCTCGTCATGGACGACGGCGACCACCCCATCGGCGCAGAGCTGGACGTCGATCTCGGCGGCGTCGGCGCCGGAGTCGATGGCGGCCCGGATGGCGGCCAGGGTGTTCTCGGGGGCCGAACTCGAATCCCCCCGGTGGGCCGTGATCGTCACCGTCGTCGGGTCGCCGATCGTGTCGAGGATCCCGAGGCAGGACAACGCCGACAGGATGACCACGGCCAACACCCCCGCCAGCACCGTCCGTCGGCTCCCGAGCCCTCCCGACGAGGCGGGGGCCTTTGTCGGGCCGACCCCGGCCGATTCGGGGTCGGCCGTGCCCGGTTCGAGGGCCTCCCGGTCGATCCGGAAGAGGATCAGCGCCAGGGCGATCCCGACCACGACGTCGACACCCACCAGCAGGAGGACGTGGACCGTCATCAAGGTGCCGATCAGGGGGATCGCCGTCGCCAGGGAGCCGGACGCCCGTGCCAGCATCGGCTCGCCGACCAATCGGATGAGACCCGTGGCGGACAGGCCGAGCAACCAGGCCCCGAGGAGCCAGGCCGCCAGGATCGTCACGTTCCTCCAAGGCCGCCCTCGGGTCCTGGACGCGCTGACCCGCAGGGCATCCTGGGGACCTCGGCGCTCGATCAGCAGGACCGGCAGGCTGACGAGCCATCGCAGGAGGAGACGCACCGAAATGCCCCCGACGACCACGGAGGCGATCCCCGAGACGGCCACGCCGAACCAGAATGCCGGGGGACGGGAGGTCGTCAAGAAGTAAAGATCGTATCGAGACCAGAATGCCCAGTAGGCGAGCCAGACGACGGTCAGGCCCGGCAACAACACCAGCGAGAATCGGACGAAGAGGATCAGCCCGAGCCGGAGCAACTCGGGCGAACGCCGGAGGACCTCCACGAAGGCGTTGCTCGCCGATCGCGGCCGGCCTCGGCTCCGTCCCTCGGCGATGAGGATGACGCCTGAGAGTTGGAAGGCGGCCAGGAAGAAAGTTAGGACCGTTGCCACGGCCCCCGTCGCCACACCCATCGGCGAGAGGATGAAGTCGAGTAACTCCGTGTTGCCGACGGCATAGCGCCCCGTCCGGGCGATCAGGGCTCGGAGGATCAGCGTGACGGCCGGCCCGAGGAACGCGAACGACGCCATCCGGAAGAGGAGTTCATAGCCGATCATCGCGCCCGCCGAGCGCCGGAAGTCGCGTAGTGCCCGGGAGAGGATCGCCCATGGGGGGCTCGGAGGCGACATCAGGATTCCCTGATCTGTCGATTAATCGGGATGGCGAACCGTCGGCCCTCCAGTCAGGTCCCGATCAGGTCGGCGACCGCATCGGCCGTCACGGGTCGGATCACGCCGCGTTCGGTGATGATCGCGGTGATCATCCGGCTCGGCGTCACGTCGAAGGCGGGGTTGTAGACTTCCACGCCTTCGGGGGCGGTCTGTCGGCCGAAGCCGTGGGTGATCTCGCGGGGATCGCGCTGCTCGATGGGGATCGAGGAGCCGTCAGGGAGGGAGAGGTCGAAGGTGCTCGACGGTGCCGCGACGTAGAAGGGGATGTCGTGCGCCTTCGCGGCCAGGGCGACGCCGTAGGTGCCGATCTTGTTGGCGGTGTCGCCGTTGGCGGCGATCCGATCGGCCCCGACCACGACCGCCTGGATTTTCCCCTCCTTCATGACCTGGGGGGCCATGTTGTCGCAAATCAGGGTGACGGGGATTCCTCGCCGTTGGAGCTCCCAGGCGGTCAGGCGGGCCCCTTGCAGTAACGGTCTCGTCTCGTCGGCATAGACGTGGACGGCCTTGCCCTGTTCGACGGCCGAAAAGATAACCGCCAGGGCCGTGCCGTAGTCGGACGTGGCGAGGCCTCCGGCGTTGCAGTGGGTGAGGATCCCGTGACCCGGTTCGAGTAGTTCCGCCCCGAATCGGCCGATGGCCCGGCACATGGCGCGATCCTCCTGCTCTATGGCCCTAGCCTCGTCGAGCAGGTGGTCAAGCAGCACCTCGGGGCCGGGGGCGGTCGTCGCCTCGGCCTCCGCGGTGCGTTGCATCCGGTCGAGGGCCCAGAACAGGTTGACCGCCGTCGGCCGGCTGGTGCGGAGATGCGCCGCCGCGGCTCGGAGGGAGGAGACGACCGCATCGACCGAGCCCAGCCCCTGTCCCCGGGCCCCGAGCACGGCGCCGTAGGCCGCGGCGATGCCGATGGCCGGGGCTCCCCGGACCCGGAGCATCTTGATCGCCTCCCAGACCGTCTCCACGTCCCGACAGTCGATCCGGGAGAACTCGACGGGCAGGAGTGTCTGGTCGATCAGGCGGACGGCACCGTCCCGAGCCGAGCCGACCCAGCCTACGGTCTCGATCGAAGGTCCGACGGCGGGGGCGGGCCCGGTGGGATGGTGGGTCATTCGTCGCCGTCCTCGTCGTCCTCCTCGATCTCCTCCGGGTCGATCCAGGAGTAGAATTCGGAGTAGAGCTTCCAGATGGTCCGCATCGCCTTCTCGGACTCGTCCCCCTTCATGGGACCGTGCTCACCGGAATAGCCGGCAACCCGGGCGGCGATTTCGAGCAACTCGAGGTTCTGCTGCCGCATCGACAGGAAAATCTGGGTGCGAGACTCGGCGCCAAGCTCTTGGAGCAGCTCAGTCGCGTCGACCTCCTCGTGCTCGTGTTCGTGGTCGTTTTCGTGTCCATTGTCCATGATCGGGCTCCGGGAAAGGGGTGTGGTTCGGATCCGGGGGATGACGTGTTCAGGAGGCGTCGGTCCAGGGGACGTAGGGGAGGCCGAACGTCTCGGCGACGGCGCGGTTGGTAACCCGGCCGGCGACGACGTTGATCCCCTGGGCGATTCCGGGCGATTGCTCGGCGACGGACCGCCAGCCCTGATTGGCCAGTTTCAATGCATAGGGGAGCGTCACGTTGCAGAGGGCATAAGTGCTGGTCCGGCCGACGGCGCCTGGCATGTTGGTGACGCAGTAGTGGACCACGTCGTCGACGACGTAAGTCGGATGACGGTGGGTGGTGGGCTTGCTCGTCTCGAAGCAGCCGCCCTGGTCGATCGCCACGTCGACGATCACCGATCCGGGCTTCATCCTCGTCAGGTCGTCCTTCGTCACCAGGCGGGGGGCCCGGGCGCCGGCGATCAGGATGGCGCCGATGACGAGGTCGGCCCGCCCGATCGACTCCCGGATGGTGTGGCGGTCGGAGTAGAGCGTGGTGACGTTGGGGGGCATGATGTCGTCGAGGTAGCGGAGGCGATCGAGATTGATGTCCAGGATCCGGACATTGGCCCCGAGCCCGGCGGCCACCTTCGCGGCGTTCGAGCCGACGATGCCGCCGCCGAGGACCGCGACCTCGGCCGGCGCCACCCCGGGGACACCCGCGAGCAGGATCCCCCGGCCTTCCTGGGGGCGTTCGAGGAATTTGGCCCCCTGCTGGATACTCATCCGGCCGGCGACCTCGCTCATCGGCGTCAATAGTGGGAGGTGGCCCTGGGTATCGGTGATCGTCTCGTAGGCGATGGCCGTGATCTGCCGGTCGATGACGGCCCGGGTCAGGGCCTCCTCGGCGGCGAAATGGAAGTAGGTGAAGACGACCTGGCCCGCTCGCATCATCGACCATTCGGCCGGCTGGGGCTCCTTGACCTTCACCACGAGGTCGGCCTTCGACCAGACTT carries:
- the prfB gene encoding peptide chain release factor 2 (programmed frameshift) produces the protein MDADLKREARSVIDRIVNLRDSLDLGDKQARRDELEAQMGRPDFWNDQEKAQVVIGELKTLNAVIKPFEELIGQGDDLETMIELAEETGDDSFDQELRDSTARAVKAFEAFELRSMLSGPNDHRSAFVTINAGAGGTEACDWAEMLLRQYMMWAEAHGYKVEITDREDGGSAGISNATLHISGNLAYGYLKCETGVHRLVRISPFDSQSRRQTSFASVDVLPEVDDSISIEIRDCDLEREVFRCGGPGGQHQNKTESGVRYRHVPTGVVAESRSERSQFKNDDNAMALLKAKLIKMEEMKREAEYAKMYDEKGEISFGSQIRNYVLQPYQLVKDLRTGFEVGNPRSVLDGDLDGFIEAYLRMKLEQGETTPAT
- the glyA gene encoding serine hydroxymethyltransferase → MNALPDRDPEVFEAIVAEERRQRDELELIASENYTSKAVMEAVGSVLTNKYAEGLPGRRYYGGCEHVDTTERLAIDRAKRLFGAEHANVQPHSGASANMAVYFASLEIGDTVLAMDLAHGGHLTHGMPLNYSGRWYKTIGYGLERQTERLDYDGIDRLAREHKPKLILAGASAYSRVIDFDRIAEVAREVGAVFMVDMAHIAGLVAAGLHPSPVPVADFVTSTTHKTLRGPRGGIVLCKSAWAKKLDSAVFPGIQGGPLEHVIAGKAVCFGEALSGDFKGYCAQVIANARTLGEELTRAGFRIISGGTDNHLILVDVTPKGLTGKIAESSLGRAGITINKNLIPFDARKPLDPSGIRLGTPALTTRGLKEDAIRQVASWIVAVLNAPDDEALASRVRGEIADFGRDYPVPADAGSPAVA
- a CDS encoding phosphoadenylyl-sulfate reductase, producing the protein MPVEASPSLNLDLGAISRELDTASAWDILRWSVETFGPKLTMATAFGPEGCAILHMLSHVDPDRKVRVFNLDTGYQFRETLELRDRVAERYGIEVELVRADSTVEQFEAANGGPVYSTEPDRCCFERKIVPLRQAVVGYDAWISSIRAEQSEHRARADVVGWDKKFDLVKVNPLLRWSRRDVWAFIVSNKVPYNPLHDQGYPSIGCWPCTRAVAEGETDERAGRWAGQAKTECGLHSLDSSQL
- a CDS encoding RrF2 family transcriptional regulator, yielding MKLSAKAEYACLAMLALARHRPDEPPVRIREIAESQGIPERYLVQILLHLKGAGLVTSVRGASGGYRLTRLPERISIGEVLLAIDGPEDPHREARGPEARALASVWDEVRLAEQEVLDRISLADVTERTAPRDWVI
- a CDS encoding bifunctional sulfate adenylyltransferase/adenylylsulfate kinase produces the protein MTIPASTPAAGPNSPYGGSLVDLIVDDARAAEMRATAQDFPSLTLDERGLCDLELLATGGFSPLTGFMGKADYERVVSEMRLADGTLWPLPVTLPVDASQGIAEGTTLALRDVYGNLLAFLHVEEVYAYDKEAEAKGAFGTTDAKHPSVAYLNKQPGHYAAGKLEVIRVPPHYDFVELRKTPAEVRALFAEKGWPKVVAFQTRNPLHRAHEELTKRAAEQVGGGLLIHPVVGVTKPGDVDHFTRVRCYRALVDDHYDNDSVVLSLLPLAMRMAGPREALFHAIIRRNFGCTHLIVGRDHAGPGNDSSGKPFYGPYDAQQTMQQYGDEIGMGMVDFKLMVYLPDEDRYCAVDEVPEGTKTANISGTQVRDDYLAKGVPLPEWFSRPAVAEILRDTNPPKFNQGLTIWFTGLSGSGKSTIAHALTERLAEYGRNASMLDGDEIRTHLSKGLGFSKEDRDTNIRRVGYVAGLVAQHGGTILCSVISPYRETRDEARKSSKGNFVEVFCDTPLDVCEARDVKGLYAKARNAVAQGKPMGFTGVDDPYEAPLNPEVTLDTSKLSVAECADAIIEKLLELGYILPHGHR
- a CDS encoding glycerophosphodiester phosphodiesterase family protein, coding for MSPPSPPWAILSRALRDFRRSAGAMIGYELLFRMASFAFLGPAVTLILRALIARTGRYAVGNTELLDFILSPMGVATGAVATVLTFFLAAFQLSGVILIAEGRSRGRPRSASNAFVEVLRRSPELLRLGLILFVRFSLVLLPGLTVVWLAYWAFWSRYDLYFLTTSRPPAFWFGVAVSGIASVVVGGISVRLLLRWLVSLPVLLIERRGPQDALRVSASRTRGRPWRNVTILAAWLLGAWLLGLSATGLIRLVGEPMLARASGSLATAIPLIGTLMTVHVLLLVGVDVVVGIALALILFRIDREALEPGTADPESAGVGPTKAPASSGGLGSRRTVLAGVLAVVILSALSCLGILDTIGDPTTVTITAHRGDSSSAPENTLAAIRAAIDSGADAAEIDVQLCADGVVAVVHDEDLRRVAGDPRRIVELDFEELRRIDVGRWFGPDFLGERIPSLDEVLDEAGDRITLNIELKMPRERADPTPLVTAVLDALDRKRARGRCVVSSLSYEAVAEVRRQAPGLPIGFIIFKALGDPTRLDLDFLSVRESVATDDLIAGARRRGWPVHVWTVNDPGRLASLVDRGIADVLTSDPRTMVARRAELKGLDDIDRLLFWYRRALIERPWSPFNGAGGPRPPPVARPR